In Ursus arctos isolate Adak ecotype North America unplaced genomic scaffold, UrsArc2.0 scaffold_10, whole genome shotgun sequence, the DNA window AGACAATAGCTAGCCCTTTTGATCTTTCCAGAGCCGCGGTGGGAAAGGTGAGGCGTGCAATGCGCATGCCCAGGTAGCTACAGGTGCATCACCTGCGCTGTCCTTGCTGGTGGTCACTATAAGAGCGGCTCCCAAGCGCCTGTCTCGGCCGAgcgagcgcgcgcgcgcgcagaCGCACGGAGCCgcggagagagagagcgcgcctagacagacagagacagctgATGCCTGTCAGCGCGGCGGGGCCGGGAGCTCTCGCGAGAGCTCCCCGAACCGGCCGCGAgaagtggggctcaggtgtaagAGGAGTGCATCCCGTCGGCGCGCGGGGCTAGAGCTCTAGGAGAAGTGGGATCGCGAGGCCGGTGCGCGGCGCTCTGCACGGTCAAAGGGAGCGCcgggcggcagcggcggcagcagaggagcagcagcagcccccGGCGCGGCCGCCGCCTCCGCGCCGCCAGCCGCCTCGGCTGCAGCCTCCGAAGGGAGGCCGGGGGAGCCGGCGTGCGCACTTTCCGGCAGACTTTCGGAGTGTTTGTGGATTTACATGCCAAGCCATCAAGATGATGTCTATGAACAGCAAGCAGCCTCACTTTGCCATGCATCCCACCCTCCCTGAGCACAAGTACCCGTCGCTGCACTCCAGCTCTGAGGCCATCCGGCGGGCCTGCCTGCCCACGCCGCCGGTAAGCGCCCCACGTCCGCGGCCCCGGCCCGCgcgcctgccccctccccgtCTCCGAGACACTGCATGTCGGGTGATGTGCGCCAGGTCCAGGTGCTGGGTTTTGCGGGCAGGGATTTTTAGAGGAATCCCGCTGCGAGGCACGTTTTGTCCAGTGGCGCTTAATGTCGTGTTCCCGTCGCCTCTGCCTCGTGTCGGGCGCCTGCGATCAGAGTGGGGAGCGCTGGGGCCATGACTCTCGACTTCCCTCCACTTTCTCTGTTAATTTCACGCCTCGGAAAGGCGGTCTCTGTGCGTGTTCGGGTGCGTGACACGGGTCCCCAGCTGCGAGTTAcatctccatttcttcttctttcccccttcctttttgGTCTCCTACACCGGTTCCCGGAATGTGTTCTTgtgtccccctctcccctgcacctATCCCTCTCCTCACACTCATGTCCCTTCTCATCTGTCCCCCCTGTCTCGCCCTCAATGTGCTCCCCATTCCGTCTTTCCCGGTCTCCGCTATCCCCACCCCCGTTATTGTTATTTTGGTTGCTTTGTGTTTGGTTTGCCCTTTGCTTGTGCTTTCCGGcttgtgtgtggttttgttttgtgttcttgcttttttttgttttgtggtttttttgttgtttgtttttgttttggtttggtttgtgtCGCCTGCAGCTGCAGAGCAACCTCTTCGCCAGCCTAGACGAAACGCTGCTGGCGCGGGCAGAGGCGCTGGCGGCCGTGGACATCGCCGTGTCCCAGGGCAAGAGCCACCCATTCAAGCCAGACGCCACGTACCACACGATGAACAGCGTGCCATGCACGTCCACATCCACCGTGCCGCTGgcgcaccaccaccaccaccaccatcaccaccaggcGCTCGAGCCTGGCGACCTGCTGGACCACATTTCGTCGCCCTCTCTCGCGCTCATGGCCGGCGCGGGTGGCGCGGGcgcggccggcggcggcggcggcgcccaCGACGGCCCGGGGGGCGGCGGAGGCCCGGGGGGCGGCGGAggcccgggcggcggcggccccgggggcggcggcggcggcggtggcccggggggcggcggcggcggcccgggcGGCGGGCTGCTAGGCGGCTCGGCGCACCCTCATCCGCACATGCACGGCCTGGGCCACCTGTCGCacccggcggcggcggccgccATGAACATGCCGTCGGGTCTGCCGCACCCCGGgctggtggcggcggcggcgcaccacggcgcggcggcggcggcggcggcggcggcggccgggcaGGTGGCGGCGGCCTCAGCGGCTGCGGCCGTGGTGGGCGCGGCGGGCCTGGCGTCCATCTGCGACTCGGACACGGACCCGCGCGAGCTCGAGGCGTTCGCCGAGCGCTTCAAGCAGAGGCGCATCAAGCTGGGCGTGACGCAGGCCGACGTGGGCTCGGCGCTGGCCAACCTCAAGATCCCGGGCGTGGGCTCGCTCAGCCAGAGCACCATCTGCAGGTTCGAGTCGCTCACGCTCTCTCACAACAACATGATCGCGCTCAAGCCCATCCTGCAGGCGTGGCTCGAGGAGGCCGAGGGCGCGCAGCGCGAGAAAATGAACAAGCCCGAGCTCTTCAACGGCGGCGAGAAGAAGCGCAAGCGGACTTCCATCGCAGCGCCGGAGAAGCGCTCCCTCGAGGCCTACTTCGCCGTACAACCCCGGCCCTCCTCCGAGAAGATCGCCGCCATCGCCGAGAAACTGGACCTCAAAAAGAACGTGGTGCGGGTGTGGTTTTGCAaccagagacagaagcagaagcGGATGAAATTCTCCGCCACTTActgagggggagtgggaggtgcaGGGCGGGGCAGAACGGGGAGCTGAAGGGGCTTTTCAGGGGCTTTCCCTGAGCCTCTTTCCCCTAGATTTGGAGTGTCCGTTATCTTGCTTGCATTTGGGGAGTCCCTCCTGGCGCACTCTCCTTTACCCCCTCtttgctctctctgccctttACCCTCCCCAGAAAAGAGGACTGTGGTGCTGGGTGTGGACACCGGAGAGCCAGGCAGGGGAGAAAGGGGGAATATTTGGGTGAGCCAGGGAGTTGaggggaaggaaagcagagacTGGAGGAGGGGTTCTGAGGAGCAGATTGGTTCTGGGGGTTAGGGTGGGGGGAGACTCGGGAAGAGTAGGGAAATGGACTGTTTTTGACCAGAGACACTTGTCAAAATCTCCTGGGGACCAAGGGACTATGTACAAAAACAAACCTACCAACCACCAAAAACCTGACAAATAAagacaaactaaaacaaaacagaacaacaacaacaaaaaaatgcttTAGGAACTTAACTCTGGGGAGCCGTATTCTGCAGCTTCATTACcccctaaggaagagaaaaaagcacCACTATTATTACCACCCACCCCAACCCTACATACAGGAACtgagttaaaaatggaaaaccaaacaaaccagaAGGTGAAATTCTGGGTAGCGAAGCTAGttgttctgtttctgtgtttaCGTTCTCCTCCCAAGTCTCACCTCCACCCCATCCGTGTcctctttgatttattttctccGTCCCAACGAGGCTGCGAGGCTGCGATAGCTGCTCTCCATTGCCAGAAAGTGAGGCGGGACAcagctgaaggagagggaggctATTCAAGACTCCCAAGTTTTATGGTGACCTGGCCTATACTCCTGTGGCCTGGTCACTGTCTGGTGGGGATGTTTagggagagagaagacacacAGTCTTTGAGCTGACTAAAGGGCAGAATTTAGGGGCTCcgaaataagtattttattctaggaaaataaaacaatttaacaaggtttttctcttttcatttttgctcatATATCTAAGATCTGGAAAACAGATTATTTCGAaataagacccccccccccaccatgccaTGGAACTTGCTtgccctttcatttatttttctgagtgtGGTTTATTTTAAACTACCTACTTACTTTTCCCCCTATTGATTCAAATACACTGATGGGGTGGAAGACACTAGGAGAGATACTGTGCCCCACTTTCTCTCCAGAAGACCCATCTTGCTCTTCTAGgtaccctttctttctctcttggagAGCATAAAATCATTGAAATATTGGAAAGTTTCTGCTTTCAGTTGGAGCAGGACTTGGCTGGGAGAAAAATCCACTGAATCCcagaagagaggaagacagatttaaagccctccgtttgtttcaaTGGGGTCTGCatgttggggggaaggggaagcagaaCAACtgtgtttcattattattattattattattcaaaagtAATTTATTGCTGGGGATATATGTTGGATAGCAAGAACTTTAATTTGCACTATCAGTCTCCCAAATAGAAAATCATTTATAGTATTTCATAGTAATAATCAAGGTACTCTATGAACTGTtgatggataaaaaaaatgagacagtcGAAGGTGGTTAGGTAAAATGCCTGCTTGGTGCACAAGATACTCTTGATCTCGTGTGGAGATGGTTTATTACCATTCTTTAATAAGaactaaaaaattgaaaacagaacaaatgaaaaaaggaaaactctgCCATTTAAC includes these proteins:
- the POU4F1 gene encoding POU domain, class 4, transcription factor 1 — its product is MMSMNSKQPHFAMHPTLPEHKYPSLHSSSEAIRRACLPTPPLQSNLFASLDETLLARAEALAAVDIAVSQGKSHPFKPDATYHTMNSVPCTSTSTVPLAHHHHHHHHHQALEPGDLLDHISSPSLALMAGAGGAGAAGGGGGAHDGPGGGGGPGGGGGPGGGGPGGGGGGGGPGGGGGGPGGGLLGGSAHPHPHMHGLGHLSHPAAAAAMNMPSGLPHPGLVAAAAHHGAAAAAAAAAAGQVAAASAAAAVVGAAGLASICDSDTDPRELEAFAERFKQRRIKLGVTQADVGSALANLKIPGVGSLSQSTICRFESLTLSHNNMIALKPILQAWLEEAEGAQREKMNKPELFNGGEKKRKRTSIAAPEKRSLEAYFAVQPRPSSEKIAAIAEKLDLKKNVVRVWFCNQRQKQKRMKFSATY